A region from the Ananas comosus cultivar F153 unplaced genomic scaffold, ASM154086v1, whole genome shotgun sequence genome encodes:
- the LOC109703839 gene encoding uncharacterized protein LOC109703839, which yields MGNDSSVDVLGVGTYKLIMQVSSTPYELWTCRKPNLEHLRPWGSAAYVQNTSHKYGKLGPRGRKCIFIRYPDHSKGYVFIGKQPDGSLTEIESRNVEFFEENFPYRSEVRNEIEFHEMDDSDIGASIRSVEGEEATPIPPGDSGSDLPLDKEPQIRRSARTDLRLIGYSDADWAGDLDERKSTSGYAFLLGNGAITWSSKKQTCIALSTMEAEFVACSAAAQEAIWMRRFLRDIGIVACTSVPVTIYCDSMAAIAYAKDPKYHGKTKHIDLKYHFVREAVAQKEIILEHISTSCMVADPPTKPIVRESFLAHVKALGLRRI from the exons TATCATCCACTCCTTATGAATTATGGACATGCAGGAAACCAAATTTAGAGCACCTGCGCCCTTGGGGTTCGGCAGCTTATGTACAAAACACTTCTCACAAGTATGGAAAGTTGGGTCCTAGAGGAAGGAAGTGTATTTTTATAAGATACCCTGATCACTCTAAGGGATATGTGTTCATTGGAAAGCAGCCAGATGGAAGTTTGACTGAGATTGAGTCACGGAATGTTGAATTCTTCGAGGAGAATTTTCCTTATAGAAGTGAGGTTCGAAATGAAATTGAGTTCCATGAGATGGATGACTCTGACATTGGCGCTTCTATTCGTTCAGTCGAGGGAGAGGAGGCGACTCCGATACCTCCTGGGGATAGTGGGAGCGACTTGCCTTTAGATAAGGAGCCTCAAATTCGTAGGAGCGCAC GTACGGATTTACGTCTCATCGGTTATAGCGATGCGGATTGGGCTGGTGACCTAGATGAGCGTAAGTCGACCTCAGGATATGCATTCTTACTTGGTAATGGCGCCATAACTTGGAGTAGTAAGAAACAGACCTGCATAGCTCTTTCCACCATGGAGGCGGAGTTCGTGGCGTGTTCTGCAGCAGCCCAGGAGGCTATCTGGATGAGAAGGTTCCTTCGAGATATTGGGATTGTCGCTTGTACTTCCGTTCCTGTGACAATCTATTGTGACAGTATGGCAGCGATTGCATACGCGAAGGACCCGAAATATCATGGCAAGACAAAGCACATCGACTTAAAGTATCACTTTGTTCGTGAGGCAGTGGCGCAGAAGGAAATAATCCTGGAACACATCTCTACGAGTTGCATGGTGGCAGATCCTCCGACTAAGCCTATTGTTAGAGAATCTTTTTTGGCTCATGTTAAAGCTCTTGGACTCcgtaggatttga